A section of the Hevea brasiliensis isolate MT/VB/25A 57/8 chromosome 17, ASM3005281v1, whole genome shotgun sequence genome encodes:
- the LOC110636793 gene encoding cytochrome P450 736A117, whose translation MLNIIHLLDQRYVSILPFLVFVYFLIKWLTSPLVAHKKPPPTPPNLPVLGNLHQIGLYPHRSLVPLAQRYGPLMLLHFGSKPVVIVSSTESAREIMKTHDLVFSSRPKLSVAEKLLYNLKDVAVAPYGEHWRKMRSICVLQLLSNRRVQSFRAVREEEVEFLMEKIQQNSSLSLPVNMSEMFSSLTNDVICRVAFGKKYNNGEDGKKFTKLMDDLMRLLGSSLNIGEFIPWLGWVNWVNGFNAKIDRTAKDFDEVIDGILEEHMMNNQEDKTHRNGKEDPNKDLVHILLELQKENASEFSLDRERIKALILDMFLGGSDTSSTVLEWTMTELLRHPRIMKELQNEIRRITHEKSKVTEDDLNEMHYLKLVIKEALRLHPPFPLLAPRESIQDAKIMGYDIAAGTMVLINAWGLARDPNTWTKPEEFWPERFLNNPVDFKGHHLEFIPFGAGRRGCPGMPFATALVELALANLVKNFEWSLPGGAKGDDLDIAESIGITTRRNNPLITIATSISH comes from the exons ATGCTAAACATCATTCACTTGTTAGATCAACGGTATGTGTCAATCCTTCCCTTCCTCGTCTTCGTGTATTTCCTCATAAAATGGCTCACTTCTCCTCTAGTAGCCCACAAAAAGCCGCCGCCCACCCCACCGAATCTCCCAGTTCTTGGAAACCTCCACCAAATTGGACTTTACCCTCATCGCTCCCTCGTGCCACTGGCTCAGCGTTATGGCCCTCttatgttgcttcattttggcagCAAGCCTGTGGTTATTGTCTCATCCACGGAGTCAGCCCGCGAGATCATGAAGACCCATGATCTTGTTTTCTCAAGCAGACCCAAGCTAAGTGTCGCTGAGAAGCTTCTTTACAATCTCAAGGATGTGGCTGTAGCTCCATATGGCGAGCATTGGAGAAAGATGAGAAGCATTTGTGTACTCCAACTCCTGAGCAACAGAAGAGTTCAGTCTTTTCGGGCTGTGAGAGAAGAAGAGGTAGAATTCTTGATGGAGAAGATCCAGCAGAATTCTTCGTTGTCTTTGCCTGTGAATATGAGCGAAATGTTTTCTTCCCTGACAAACGATGTGATATGCAGGGTAGCTTTTGGGAAGAAGTACAATAATGGTGAAGATGGTAAAAAGTTTACCAAGCTAATGGATGATTTGATGAGGTTATTGGGAAGCTCATTAAATATTGGGGAATTCATTCCTTGGCTTGGGTGGGTTAATTGGGTCAATGGTTTTAATGCCAAAATTGATAGAACGGCTAAAGATTTTGATGAAGTTATAGATGGGATCCTTGAAGAGCATATGATGAATAATCAGGAGGATAAAACTCATAGAAATGGAAAAGAAGATCCAAACAAGGACTTGGTGCATATTCTGCTTGAGCTTCAAAAGGAAAACGCATCCGAGTTTTCACTTGACAGAGAACGTATCAAGGCTCTCATTTTG gatATGTTTCTTGGCGGGTCTGATACCTCTTCTACAGTCCTAGAATGGACGATGACAGAGCTGTTAAGACATCCTAGAATCATGAAGGAACTACAGAATGAGATCAGGAGAATTACTCATGAAAAATCCAAAGTAACAGAAGATGATTTGAATGAAATGCATTACCTCAAATTGGTGATTAAAGAGGCTCTTCGCTTGCATCCGCCTTTTCCATTGCTAGCCCCAAGAGAATCAATCCAAGATGCCAAAATAATGGGCTATGATATTGCTGCTGGAACTATGGTTCTAATCAATGCTTGGGGCCTGGCAAGAGACCCCAACACTTGGACCAAGCCTGAAGAGTTCTGGCCTGAGAGGTTCTTGAATAATCCTGTAGATTTCAAAGGCCACCACTTGGAGTTCATCCCATTTGGAGCTGGTAGGAGAGGTTGTCCAGGAATGCCATTTGCCACGGCACTTGTGGAGCTTGCGTTGG